From a region of the Methanofastidiosum sp. genome:
- a CDS encoding ATPase, which yields MFKIDVSSSYERFGLEKNPFTDLSSEAIRDIEKIHVSQEIDSRIADILSDVIGENSGIALSLVGPLGSGKTQRLKGVHKLIQESGGMSIYQKIDSNDIIKTTLDIFSYFSEYEEEEGIEQSVEEVAIAEESEFGEGAYEQLYQEEKLSFFQKIKRFFSGGARSAPVVEEYEDSELTRANYNSQDIGNQLIDYLGEYKRSALIIDEMENILTAPNTDLILFFEFIREFISNMPESSVFIMACTNNAYDRIREINPAFVARLHNELFSEPLSDERAIKLVQKRLEYSRRKSIINPLYPFEESAIVLANSMAKGNPRDLLKLLHTTLFTATRDNFVEFIDDRYLAKVLTGPSSVEEYIRRVPSDLREDVRIIIEKYGGGPVTYIQLAKDTQESVTKQYTKLEELVAMGILSSEKGKYQINSSVIQMVRASIRRESEKPKESKKETKK from the coding sequence ATGTTTAAGATAGATGTTTCTTCCTCATATGAAAGATTTGGTTTGGAAAAAAATCCATTCACAGATCTATCGTCTGAGGCTATAAGGGATATCGAAAAGATTCACGTTTCTCAAGAGATAGATTCTCGTATTGCAGATATTCTTTCAGATGTTATTGGAGAAAATTCGGGTATAGCCCTTTCTCTAGTTGGGCCATTGGGTTCAGGAAAAACGCAGAGACTTAAAGGAGTTCACAAACTAATACAGGAATCCGGAGGAATGTCAATCTACCAAAAGATTGACTCAAATGATATAATTAAAACAACTTTGGATATATTCTCATACTTCTCCGAATACGAAGAGGAAGAAGGAATAGAGCAGTCCGTTGAAGAAGTGGCTATTGCAGAAGAATCAGAGTTTGGAGAAGGCGCATATGAGCAGCTTTACCAAGAAGAAAAACTTTCATTTTTCCAGAAAATAAAAAGATTCTTCTCAGGAGGTGCAAGATCTGCACCCGTTGTTGAAGAGTATGAAGATTCTGAGCTTACAAGAGCAAATTACAACTCCCAAGATATTGGAAATCAACTTATTGACTATCTAGGAGAATACAAGAGATCTGCACTCATAATTGACGAAATGGAGAATATACTAACAGCTCCAAATACCGATCTTATTCTTTTCTTTGAGTTCATAAGAGAGTTCATAAGTAACATGCCAGAGTCAAGCGTTTTTATCATGGCCTGTACCAACAATGCCTATGATAGGATAAGAGAAATTAATCCTGCCTTTGTAGCAAGGCTCCATAATGAGTTGTTCTCTGAACCGCTCTCTGATGAGCGGGCAATAAAACTTGTCCAAAAAAGACTTGAGTATAGCAGGAGAAAATCCATAATTAATCCACTTTACCCATTTGAGGAGAGTGCAATAGTTCTTGCAAACAGCATGGCAAAGGGAAATCCAAGAGATTTACTTAAACTCCTTCATACTACTTTGTTTACCGCCACAAGAGACAACTTTGTGGAGTTTATAGATGACAGATACCTTGCAAAAGTTTTGACCGGCCCATCATCAGTTGAAGAGTATATAAGAAGAGTTCCATCAGATTTGAGAGAAGATGTCAGGATAATAATTGAAAAGTATGGTGGAGGGCCAGTAACGTATATCCAGCTTGCAAAGGATACCCAAGAGTCAGTAACAAAACAGTACACTAAACTGGAAGAGCTAGTAGCTATGGGGATTCTATCAAGTGAAAAAGGAAAATATCAGATAAATAGCTCTGTTATCCAGATGGTCAGGGCCTCTATCAGAAGAGAAAGTGAAAAGCCAAAAGAAAGCAAAAAGGAAACAAAAAAGTAA
- a CDS encoding cofactor-independent phosphoglycerate mutase, producing MKYIVVCGDGMADYPLEDKGNKTVLELSDIPNINMIAKEGAMGELKTVPNGFEAGSDVANLSILGYDPKQYYTGRGPLEAYSIGVDLIEGDIAFRCNIITEENGIIKDYSSGHITTPESTELIKKVSESFDIGKFYPGVSYRHLFVYNGENSFSCTPPHDVVGQKVSDNLIKGKNADILNKMMLDSKKILMDHPVNKKRASEGKNPGNMIWLWGQGKKIPMEPFSQKFGMKGGVISAVDLIKGIGYGAKMKVINVPGATGFIDTNYEGKADYAIKALEEIDFIYIHVEAPDEAGHSGNLEMKIKAIEDLDKRVVGRILNKVEGKGFDYNISIVADHPTPIKLKTHVPDPVPFAVYSENIQKDSTSCYTEKEAKKGRFGLINGSEFIGLLKSQ from the coding sequence AATATTAACATGATTGCAAAGGAAGGTGCAATGGGGGAACTTAAGACTGTCCCAAACGGATTTGAAGCAGGTTCAGACGTTGCAAATCTTTCTATTTTAGGCTATGACCCAAAACAGTACTATACTGGGAGGGGCCCTCTTGAGGCTTACAGTATTGGTGTAGATCTTATAGAAGGCGATATAGCATTTAGATGCAACATCATAACTGAAGAAAATGGAATAATAAAGGATTACTCCTCAGGCCACATCACAACTCCAGAATCAACAGAGTTAATAAAAAAAGTTTCAGAGTCTTTTGACATAGGGAAATTTTACCCTGGTGTAAGTTACAGGCACTTATTCGTATACAACGGTGAGAACAGCTTTTCCTGCACACCACCACATGATGTAGTGGGCCAGAAAGTATCTGACAATCTAATCAAAGGTAAAAATGCTGACATATTGAACAAGATGATGCTAGATTCAAAAAAAATATTAATGGATCACCCCGTCAATAAAAAGAGAGCCTCTGAAGGCAAAAATCCCGGTAACATGATTTGGCTTTGGGGTCAGGGGAAGAAGATACCAATGGAACCATTCTCACAAAAGTTTGGGATGAAGGGAGGCGTAATCTCTGCAGTTGACCTGATAAAAGGGATAGGATATGGTGCAAAAATGAAGGTCATTAACGTTCCAGGGGCAACAGGATTCATTGATACAAACTATGAGGGAAAGGCAGATTATGCTATTAAAGCTCTTGAAGAGATTGACTTTATCTACATACATGTTGAAGCACCTGATGAAGCAGGGCACTCTGGAAATCTTGAAATGAAGATCAAAGCAATTGAAGACCTAGACAAGAGAGTTGTTGGAAGAATTCTAAACAAAGTTGAAGGAAAAGGATTTGACTACAATATTAGTATAGTAGCAGACCATCCAACACCAATTAAGCTAAAGACACATGTACCTGACCCAGTACCATTTGCAGTTTATTCAGAGAATATTCAGAAGGATAGTACTTCTTGTTATACTGAAAAAGAAGCAAAGAAAGGTAGATTTGGCCTAATAAATGGAAGTGAATTTATAGGGCTTTTAAAGAGTCAATAA